One window of Chryseobacterium indologenes genomic DNA carries:
- a CDS encoding glycogen synthase, giving the protein MVIYHLSTECYPVAKVGGLADVVGALPKYQNKIKGIDAKVVMPWYNKPFIYDHEFELVFDGFIHQGTNMLQVQVLKEKTNALGFELYMVRIPGLLDRDNPYGYQDESFQFMAFQHGLLHWLCAMEIRPDVLHCHDYHTGLVPFMVEHCLEFQFLKGVKTIGTIHNGEYQGMMGWGMAHYMPSFDSYKWGLMDWNGFINPLASMIKCADAFTTVSEGYLEELFISFRGLESLVRQEFGKAYGIINGIDTEVWNPETDPMLDFNFNIKNAVAQKKKNKEQLCKEYGLKPELPLFAFIGRFATEKGADLLPDVVWKSIKQSYGALNIMILGSGNTYIENKLKEYDYTYTNFALDLGYKEHLSHKIYASADFLLMPSRVEPCGLNQMYSMRYGTVPVVRYTGGLRDTVEDISTGGAGLNFTYPGVDDIVHAMNRALGIYNQKGVMEDLIHANMNFDFAWEKSAEKYIALYNS; this is encoded by the coding sequence ATGGTTATTTATCATTTAAGTACAGAATGTTATCCTGTAGCAAAAGTAGGTGGTCTTGCGGATGTAGTAGGAGCGCTGCCAAAATATCAGAATAAAATAAAAGGAATAGATGCCAAAGTAGTAATGCCATGGTATAACAAACCTTTTATATATGATCATGAATTTGAACTGGTTTTTGATGGGTTTATTCATCAGGGAACCAATATGCTGCAGGTTCAGGTATTGAAAGAAAAGACAAACGCATTGGGATTTGAGCTGTACATGGTGAGAATTCCCGGATTATTAGACAGAGACAATCCGTATGGTTATCAGGATGAAAGTTTCCAGTTTATGGCCTTCCAGCATGGGTTGTTACACTGGCTGTGTGCTATGGAAATCCGTCCTGATGTTTTACACTGTCATGATTATCACACCGGATTGGTCCCTTTTATGGTAGAACACTGCCTGGAATTTCAATTCTTAAAAGGAGTAAAAACAATAGGAACCATCCACAACGGAGAATATCAGGGAATGATGGGCTGGGGAATGGCACATTATATGCCGTCTTTTGATTCTTATAAATGGGGATTGATGGATTGGAACGGATTCATAAACCCTCTGGCCAGTATGATTAAATGTGCCGATGCCTTTACCACTGTTTCCGAAGGGTATCTGGAAGAACTTTTTATAAGCTTCCGCGGATTGGAAAGCCTTGTTCGTCAGGAATTCGGAAAGGCATACGGAATTATCAATGGTATTGATACTGAAGTCTGGAACCCGGAAACCGACCCGATGCTGGACTTTAATTTTAACATTAAAAACGCAGTTGCCCAGAAGAAGAAAAATAAAGAACAACTCTGCAAAGAATATGGATTGAAACCTGAACTTCCTTTATTTGCTTTTATTGGAAGATTTGCCACGGAAAAAGGAGCTGATCTTTTGCCGGATGTAGTATGGAAAAGTATTAAACAAAGTTACGGAGCTTTAAATATTATGATTCTCGGTTCCGGAAATACCTATATTGAGAATAAGCTGAAGGAATACGATTATACCTATACCAATTTTGCGTTGGATCTTGGTTATAAAGAACATCTTTCCCATAAGATCTACGCATCCGCAGATTTCCTTCTGATGCCTTCAAGAGTAGAGCCCTGCGGTTTGAATCAAATGTATTCCATGAGATATGGCACGGTCCCTGTAGTAAGATATACGGGAGGGCTAAGAGATACTGTAGAAGATATCTCAACCGGAGGTGCTGGACTGAACTTTACTTATCCGGGCGTAGATGATATTGTACATGCTATGAACAGGGCGCTGGGCATTTATAACCAGAAAGGGGTGATGGAAGATCTTATTCATGCCAACATGAATTTTGATTTTGCATGGGAGAAATCTGCAGAAAAATACATAGCTTTATATAATAGCTGA
- the glgB gene encoding 1,4-alpha-glucan branching protein GlgB has translation MNSVKTYTLFTDHDVYLFKEGRHYKLYGKFGAHSAEKEGVKGVYFSVWAPNAKKVSVIGNFNNWNHKDHILFPRWDGSGIWEGFIDGLTWGTLYKYAIETQGGEILEKSDPYALSWEQNIQAASLVSTTWYEWNDQEWMDKRWEKNRLEAPISVYELHLGSWVRDGDYPDRFLNYRDIAKKLVPYIREMGFTHVEFMPVMEYPYDPSWGYQITGFYAATSRFGSPQDLMFLIDELHQNNIGVILDWVPSHFPGDANGLHRFDGSYLYEHEDPRKGFHPDWKSHIFNYGRNEVKSFLISNAMFWLDRYHADGLRVDAVTSMLHLDYSRNEGEWEPNIYGTNVNLEAKTFLQEFNTAVYKEFGNNIMTIAEESSDFPMLTKPVHDGGVGFGMKWMMGWMHDTLDYFKEDFANRKFHHHKLTFASMYMYNENYMMPLSHDEVVHGKASLIYKMKGDEWQKFANLRTLYVYMYTHPGAKLLFMGDEFGQTSEWNFTRSLDWHLLKYPVHKGMQEIVKELNHLYASDSAFYENQFDKHGFEWVEADDLENSVYVYLRKGKKKDDVAMVALNLAPKVLDYKIGIPAGTHWEVVLNSDDEKYSGSGVEPEILEEKNEEWRGYPKSMTVKLPPLAGIILRQKKDKKYKLHRIKHKR, from the coding sequence ATGAATTCTGTTAAAACCTATACGCTTTTCACCGATCATGATGTGTACCTTTTTAAAGAAGGTAGACATTATAAGCTGTATGGTAAATTTGGAGCACATTCTGCAGAAAAAGAGGGTGTAAAGGGAGTGTACTTTTCAGTATGGGCGCCGAATGCAAAGAAAGTTTCCGTTATCGGAAATTTTAATAACTGGAATCATAAAGATCATATTCTGTTTCCGAGATGGGATGGGTCTGGAATTTGGGAAGGATTTATTGATGGCTTAACCTGGGGAACATTATACAAATATGCTATTGAAACCCAGGGTGGTGAAATTCTGGAAAAAAGTGATCCATATGCATTGAGCTGGGAACAAAATATTCAGGCTGCTTCTCTGGTTTCTACTACATGGTATGAATGGAATGATCAGGAATGGATGGATAAGCGCTGGGAAAAAAACAGACTGGAAGCTCCTATATCCGTATATGAACTGCATCTGGGTTCGTGGGTAAGAGACGGGGATTATCCTGACCGCTTTCTGAATTACCGGGATATTGCCAAAAAGCTTGTGCCTTATATCAGGGAAATGGGTTTTACTCACGTAGAATTCATGCCTGTGATGGAGTATCCGTATGATCCAAGCTGGGGATATCAGATTACCGGTTTTTATGCGGCGACTTCACGCTTCGGTTCACCACAGGATCTGATGTTTCTTATTGATGAACTTCATCAAAATAATATAGGCGTTATCCTGGATTGGGTTCCTTCTCATTTTCCGGGAGATGCTAATGGTCTTCACCGTTTCGACGGGTCATATCTTTATGAACATGAAGATCCGAGAAAAGGTTTTCATCCCGATTGGAAGTCCCATATTTTCAATTACGGAAGAAACGAAGTGAAATCTTTTCTGATCTCCAATGCCATGTTCTGGCTGGACCGCTACCATGCTGACGGATTGCGTGTAGATGCTGTAACTTCAATGCTTCATCTTGATTATTCAAGAAATGAGGGTGAATGGGAACCTAATATCTATGGAACCAATGTGAATCTGGAAGCTAAAACTTTTCTGCAGGAGTTCAATACAGCTGTATACAAGGAATTCGGGAATAATATTATGACCATTGCGGAAGAAAGCTCAGATTTCCCCATGCTTACAAAACCTGTTCATGACGGAGGTGTTGGCTTTGGAATGAAATGGATGATGGGCTGGATGCATGATACGTTAGATTATTTCAAAGAAGATTTTGCTAATCGGAAGTTCCATCACCATAAACTGACATTTGCTTCGATGTACATGTACAATGAAAATTATATGATGCCTTTGTCCCACGATGAAGTGGTACACGGAAAAGCAAGTCTCATCTATAAAATGAAAGGGGATGAATGGCAGAAGTTTGCAAACCTCCGGACCTTATATGTATACATGTATACTCATCCGGGAGCCAAACTGCTTTTTATGGGGGATGAATTCGGGCAGACCAGCGAATGGAACTTTACCAGAAGTCTCGACTGGCATTTGCTGAAATATCCTGTTCATAAAGGAATGCAGGAAATCGTTAAAGAACTGAATCACCTGTACGCCTCAGACTCCGCTTTTTATGAAAATCAGTTTGATAAACACGGTTTTGAATGGGTAGAAGCAGATGATTTGGAAAACTCAGTATATGTATACCTTAGAAAAGGAAAGAAAAAAGATGATGTTGCTATGGTAGCCTTAAATCTTGCTCCAAAAGTACTGGATTATAAAATCGGGATTCCGGCAGGAACTCATTGGGAAGTCGTTTTAAATTCCGATGATGAAAAATACAGCGGAAGCGGAGTAGAACCCGAAATACTGGAAGAGAAAAATGAAGAATGGCGGGGATATCCGAAATCAATGACTGTAAAATTACCACCATTGGCCGGAATTATTTTAAGACAGAAGAAAGATAAAAAGTATAAATTACACAGAATTAAACACAAGAGATAA
- a CDS encoding alpha/beta hydrolase, producing the protein MRFELYTEEKDDRPVFITGNFNGWNPKDYNFQLKQTDPSHYFIEIDDQTLPEEIDYKFTKGGWENVELDQYGNITPNRKVKKSIGKTSDTIEKWRLNWGPFKEEYYPIAEVISENFYIPQLDRHRKVWALLPYDYHTTDKRYPVLYLQDAQNLFNEGSGFGNWEIDKKLSILAEYGRGDLIIIAIEHGSEERIKEYIFDNDHVANGSEGKKYIRFIADTLKPFVDENYRTKKDRDNTGIGGSSLGALISIYSGFLYPEVYSKLLIFSPSLWVEPNNNFPMMNFRVPFKTKIYLYGGGQEGSKMVKRIHIFEEYLKRWEEKKLFDFEFKTNINPEGTHNEFYWSQEFPRAIEWLFYDNTENPVEVKPQQQSIKN; encoded by the coding sequence ATGAGGTTTGAACTTTATACTGAAGAAAAAGATGACAGACCGGTATTTATCACCGGAAATTTTAACGGCTGGAATCCCAAAGATTACAATTTTCAGCTTAAACAAACTGATCCTTCCCACTATTTTATAGAAATTGATGATCAGACTCTTCCAGAAGAAATTGACTACAAATTCACAAAAGGAGGCTGGGAAAATGTGGAGCTGGACCAATATGGAAATATCACGCCCAACCGAAAAGTAAAAAAATCCATTGGCAAAACTTCCGATACTATTGAAAAATGGAGATTAAACTGGGGTCCGTTCAAGGAAGAATATTATCCCATTGCTGAAGTGATTTCCGAAAATTTTTATATCCCGCAGCTTGACCGCCACCGTAAAGTCTGGGCACTGCTTCCCTACGATTATCATACAACGGATAAGCGATATCCTGTTTTATACCTTCAGGACGCTCAGAACCTCTTCAATGAAGGTAGCGGCTTCGGAAACTGGGAAATTGACAAGAAACTCTCTATCCTAGCAGAATATGGGCGTGGTGACCTTATCATTATTGCCATAGAACATGGAAGCGAGGAAAGGATTAAAGAATATATTTTCGATAATGATCATGTCGCCAACGGTTCTGAGGGGAAAAAATATATCCGTTTTATTGCAGATACTTTAAAGCCTTTTGTAGATGAAAATTACAGAACAAAAAAAGACCGTGACAATACCGGAATCGGGGGCAGTTCATTAGGGGCACTCATCAGCATTTACAGTGGATTTCTTTATCCTGAGGTCTATTCTAAATTATTGATATTCTCTCCTTCTCTTTGGGTTGAGCCTAATAATAACTTTCCAATGATGAATTTCCGGGTTCCTTTTAAAACAAAAATTTATCTTTATGGAGGCGGTCAGGAAGGGTCTAAAATGGTTAAAAGAATTCATATTTTTGAAGAATATCTGAAGAGATGGGAAGAAAAAAAGCTGTTTGATTTTGAGTTTAAGACCAATATCAATCCCGAAGGCACTCATAATGAATTTTACTGGTCACAGGAGTTTCCAAGGGCTATTGAATGGCTGTTCTATGACAACACAGAAAATCCTGTAGAAGTAAAACCACAACAACAAAGCATTAAAAACTAA
- a CDS encoding leucyl aminopeptidase family protein, producing the protein MKLINKKNKNYTQVFHLFTEEEWTKSSKNFNKNISTFFTGKKYEVFINAHEEGVTYFIGLGKSTLQNFEIQQVAVKFSQTQKEKLQAVPTLALADFMNEKQFEEFTKGLLIGTYNYPFEKKHAFWNVKFELHFENLSQKKLDHISQKAEALVNGQTACQDWLNKPANLKKPDILSAYLKNLAKKYELKYTVFNRKKCEELGLGAYLSVNQGSAYDAAFTILEYKTTVKNAKTFGLVGKCVLFDTGGISIKSSANLHYMKSDMGGATAVLGTLIYAAEMHLPVNIIAVLPITDNAVSEKALLPSDVITAYNGKTIEVLDTDAEGRLILADGLSYLSKNYKTDFLIDLATLTGSSVRMFGDTCAAMFSNNEELKNSLIKTGDQTNQRVWNLPLWDVWKDDIQSDVADMKNISLKPVGDCIIAAKFLEQFTENHPSWAHLDIAGVAFGNVGYAKEKAATGFGVQLLVNLIENYH; encoded by the coding sequence ATGAAACTAATCAATAAAAAAAACAAAAATTACACCCAAGTCTTCCACCTGTTTACAGAGGAAGAATGGACAAAATCCAGTAAAAATTTCAACAAAAATATTTCAACTTTTTTTACGGGAAAGAAATATGAAGTTTTCATCAATGCTCATGAAGAAGGAGTTACCTATTTCATTGGATTAGGAAAATCCACATTACAAAATTTTGAAATCCAGCAGGTGGCAGTCAAATTCTCACAGACACAGAAAGAAAAACTGCAGGCAGTGCCTACGCTTGCTCTGGCAGATTTTATGAATGAAAAACAATTTGAAGAATTTACAAAAGGATTATTGATTGGGACTTACAACTACCCTTTTGAGAAAAAACATGCTTTCTGGAATGTAAAATTTGAATTACATTTTGAGAATTTAAGTCAGAAAAAACTAGATCATATCAGCCAGAAAGCGGAAGCATTGGTAAACGGACAAACTGCCTGCCAGGACTGGCTCAACAAACCGGCCAATCTTAAAAAACCGGATATCTTAAGTGCATATCTTAAAAATCTGGCCAAAAAATATGAATTAAAATACACGGTTTTCAACAGGAAAAAATGTGAAGAGCTTGGATTGGGTGCTTATCTTTCAGTCAATCAGGGAAGTGCTTACGATGCAGCATTCACTATTTTAGAATATAAAACTACGGTTAAAAATGCCAAAACTTTCGGACTGGTTGGAAAATGTGTATTGTTTGATACCGGAGGAATATCCATAAAAAGCTCTGCCAATCTTCATTATATGAAATCTGATATGGGCGGTGCTACAGCTGTTTTGGGAACGTTAATTTATGCTGCAGAAATGCATCTTCCTGTGAACATTATTGCTGTTCTTCCTATCACAGACAATGCTGTTTCTGAAAAAGCCCTGCTTCCAAGTGATGTGATCACAGCATACAACGGAAAAACCATTGAAGTACTTGATACCGATGCCGAAGGCCGTTTGATCCTTGCAGACGGATTATCTTATCTTTCTAAAAACTACAAAACAGATTTTCTGATTGATCTGGCTACTCTCACAGGGAGTTCTGTAAGAATGTTTGGTGACACCTGTGCTGCGATGTTTTCCAATAATGAAGAATTGAAAAACAGCCTGATCAAAACAGGAGATCAAACCAATCAGAGAGTGTGGAATCTTCCTTTATGGGATGTCTGGAAAGACGATATTCAGTCTGATGTAGCCGATATGAAAAACATCTCTCTGAAGCCTGTAGGAGACTGCATTATTGCCGCAAAATTTTTAGAGCAATTCACTGAAAATCATCCTAGTTGGGCTCATTTGGATATTGCCGGAGTAGCATTTGGAAACGTAGGATATGCCAAGGAGAAAGCAGCAACAGGATTTGGGGTTCAACTCCTCGTGAATTTAATTGAAAATTATCATTAA
- a CDS encoding ATP-grasp domain-containing protein, producing the protein MEKKTIVCISCYYKGYDFMDEMKNLGNKIILVTSENLKEKNWPWHAIDEVFYMPELKPSVWNLEHLIQGFSHLMKTRKVDAVVALDDYDVEKAALIRETFRIPGMGQTTHRYFRDKLAMRQKAKDSEISVPEFTAVFNDNEVNEFTDRVPAPWVLKPRSEASASGIKKITSKEQLYEALETLGEERHLFLLESFKPGDVYHVDSLTFNKKIVFTSASKYLAPPMQVSHEGGVFRSKTLGRYSEEFKALEEINAKVLSNFGLINGATHTEFIRGKEDGKWYFLETSSRVGGAHIPDLVEASSGINIWREWAKIEDALLRGSDYSVSPPTGYYSGLIVALIKDKEPDYSSFECEEVVKFLPIDYHVGIVYKSGDASVVQERLDSAAEMIHADMLNILPPKSNKLSS; encoded by the coding sequence ATGGAGAAGAAAACTATTGTATGTATTTCGTGCTATTATAAAGGCTACGATTTTATGGACGAAATGAAGAATCTCGGCAATAAAATCATCTTAGTAACCTCTGAAAACCTTAAAGAAAAAAACTGGCCCTGGCATGCAATTGATGAGGTATTTTACATGCCGGAACTCAAGCCGTCCGTATGGAATCTGGAGCATCTGATCCAGGGATTTTCCCACCTGATGAAAACCAGAAAAGTAGATGCTGTAGTGGCATTGGATGATTATGATGTAGAAAAAGCAGCATTAATCAGGGAGACATTCCGTATTCCGGGAATGGGACAGACCACCCACCGATATTTCAGGGATAAACTGGCTATGCGGCAGAAAGCAAAAGATTCAGAGATCAGCGTTCCTGAATTTACAGCTGTATTCAATGATAATGAAGTCAACGAGTTTACAGACCGCGTTCCTGCACCATGGGTATTGAAACCCCGCTCTGAAGCTTCAGCATCAGGAATCAAGAAAATAACCTCCAAAGAACAGCTTTATGAGGCATTAGAAACACTGGGAGAAGAACGTCATCTTTTTTTACTGGAAAGCTTTAAACCCGGAGACGTTTACCATGTGGACAGCCTTACTTTTAATAAAAAAATTGTATTCACTTCCGCCTCAAAATACCTCGCTCCTCCTATGCAGGTTTCCCATGAAGGCGGAGTATTCCGGTCCAAGACTTTAGGCCGGTATTCCGAAGAGTTCAAAGCACTTGAGGAAATTAATGCCAAAGTACTTTCCAATTTCGGATTGATCAATGGGGCTACCCATACAGAATTTATCCGTGGAAAAGAAGATGGCAAATGGTATTTCCTTGAAACCTCATCAAGGGTTGGCGGTGCTCATATCCCGGATCTGGTAGAAGCTTCAAGCGGTATCAATATCTGGAGAGAATGGGCTAAAATTGAAGATGCTCTCCTGAGAGGCAGTGATTACAGTGTTTCACCACCCACAGGATATTACTCAGGGCTGATTGTAGCGCTGATTAAAGATAAAGAACCTGATTACAGCAGTTTTGAATGTGAAGAAGTTGTAAAGTTTCTTCCGATAGATTATCATGTCGGGATTGTTTACAAATCCGGTGACGCCTCCGTGGTACAGGAGAGACTGGACTCTGCAGCAGAAATGATTCACGCAGATATGCTGAATATTCTCCCTCCCAAAAGCAATAAGCTCAGTTCATAA
- a CDS encoding alpha/beta hydrolase-fold protein, giving the protein MPHIEHTEYYSNILGISLKIEVTGHYGHPIIMFPTSQGQYTQNHDFHLNGSINWFIEQGKVKLYNVQTIDSWSFYDDKISPQQRIRNYERYVQFLIQEFVPYIQKLHKTHRIAVAGASFGGYHAANFAFRFPDVVSHLFCLSGAFSIRNFMDGYSDETVYFNCPREFVRNDEAWKYKHMHIVLSTSDQDICKDKNVEMAEILRLKGIDFWYDERKWIGHDWPLWRMVFPTFIGNFFS; this is encoded by the coding sequence ATGCCTCATATAGAACATACAGAGTATTATTCAAATATATTGGGAATCAGCCTCAAGATAGAAGTGACCGGACATTACGGTCATCCTATCATTATGTTTCCTACTTCTCAGGGACAATATACCCAGAATCATGATTTCCACCTTAACGGAAGCATCAATTGGTTTATAGAACAGGGAAAAGTAAAGCTTTACAATGTTCAGACCATCGACAGCTGGAGCTTTTATGATGATAAAATATCTCCCCAGCAAAGAATAAGAAACTATGAACGATATGTACAGTTTCTGATCCAGGAATTCGTTCCCTATATCCAGAAACTCCATAAAACCCATCGCATAGCAGTGGCCGGAGCCAGTTTTGGAGGATATCACGCTGCCAATTTTGCATTCAGATTTCCTGATGTGGTTTCTCATCTGTTCTGCCTTTCCGGAGCGTTCAGTATAAGAAATTTTATGGACGGCTATTCTGATGAAACGGTTTACTTTAACTGTCCGAGGGAATTTGTAAGAAATGACGAAGCCTGGAAATATAAACACATGCATATTGTGCTCAGCACTTCTGATCAGGATATCTGTAAAGATAAAAATGTTGAAATGGCCGAAATTTTAAGACTGAAAGGAATAGACTTCTGGTATGACGAAAGAAAATGGATAGGTCACGACTGGCCGCTGTGGAGAATGGTCTTCCCAACCTTCATAGGAAACTTTTTCTCTTAA
- a CDS encoding ATP-grasp domain-containing protein, with amino-acid sequence MTKKVGILFGMEDTFPWAFIDKVNELGGGEIIAEPVTIDKLEQGADYGYAVIIDRISQDVPFYRAYLKNAALNGTYVINNPFWWSADEKFFNNALMSKLGIPLPKTVLLPSHERPDNTSETSFRNLKFPHDWEYIFNYVGFPAYMKPHDGGGWKNVYRVENPDDLWNKLGETEQLVMMVQEEIIFDDYYRVYCLGRKYVHIMPYEPRNAPHLRYATTHQTEGKELEKLLKTIHDYTITMNEALGYDFNTVEFAVRDGIPYAIDFCNPAPDADRNSVGEENFAWIIEHAAKLAVEKAKEYVPGKPNITWGTFVKDSIK; translated from the coding sequence ATGACAAAAAAAGTAGGAATTCTTTTCGGTATGGAAGACACGTTTCCCTGGGCATTTATAGACAAAGTGAATGAACTGGGAGGTGGAGAAATCATAGCTGAACCCGTTACTATCGACAAATTAGAACAGGGTGCAGACTATGGTTATGCGGTAATCATCGACAGAATTTCGCAGGACGTTCCCTTTTACAGAGCTTACCTGAAAAATGCCGCACTTAATGGCACTTATGTAATCAACAATCCATTCTGGTGGAGTGCTGATGAAAAATTTTTCAATAATGCCCTGATGTCTAAACTTGGTATCCCTCTTCCTAAGACTGTTCTGCTTCCGTCACACGAAAGACCGGACAATACTTCTGAAACTTCATTCAGAAATCTGAAATTTCCACATGACTGGGAATATATCTTTAATTATGTAGGATTTCCGGCATACATGAAGCCTCACGACGGCGGTGGCTGGAAAAATGTTTACAGAGTGGAAAATCCGGATGACCTTTGGAACAAATTAGGTGAAACAGAACAGCTGGTGATGATGGTACAGGAAGAAATAATCTTTGATGATTATTACAGAGTTTACTGTCTGGGCAGAAAATATGTTCACATCATGCCTTACGAACCAAGAAACGCACCTCATCTGAGATATGCTACTACGCACCAGACAGAAGGTAAAGAACTTGAAAAACTGCTGAAAACCATCCATGATTATACCATTACCATGAATGAGGCGTTGGGATATGACTTCAACACGGTAGAATTTGCCGTAAGAGATGGTATTCCTTATGCAATTGACTTCTGCAACCCGGCTCCGGATGCGGACAGAAATTCTGTAGGAGAAGAAAATTTTGCATGGATTATAGAACACGCAGCAAAGCTGGCTGTAGAAAAAGCTAAAGAATATGTTCCAGGGAAACCTAATATTACCTGGGGAACCTTTGTGAAAGATTCCATTAAATAA
- a CDS encoding carboxylate-amine ligase, with protein sequence MHHQFTIGIEEEYQIIDVESRDLVSHVSKIIEGGKAVLSENLKHEMHESMIEMETGICQNIQEARAELTNLRRHLINIAHEQGLRVSGGGTHPFSHWSENNITQGERYIKIVDDMGDVARENLIFGLHVHIGIPNREEGVRIQNVMRYFLPHVYALSTNSPFWIGRYTGFKSYRQEIFVKFPRTGIPSYFNSLAEFDSYVDLLVKTGTIDNAKKIWWDLRVHPFYPTIEFRICDMPLRIDETVCLAAIMQSLVAKIYKLHQQNLSFRSYRRLLLNENKWRASKSGIEAHLIDFGKEESVPYPHLLKELLEFIDDVVDDLGCRHEVEYAWKILENGTGADRQLQIFKETGDLTKVVDYMISETEYGITHGEPAS encoded by the coding sequence ATGCATCATCAGTTTACTATTGGAATTGAAGAAGAATATCAGATCATCGATGTCGAAAGCAGAGATCTGGTTTCTCACGTTTCAAAAATCATTGAAGGCGGCAAGGCGGTTTTAAGTGAAAATTTAAAGCACGAAATGCACGAATCCATGATTGAAATGGAAACAGGAATCTGCCAGAATATTCAGGAAGCAAGAGCAGAATTGACGAATTTAAGACGTCATCTTATCAATATTGCCCACGAGCAGGGACTGCGTGTTTCCGGAGGAGGCACCCATCCTTTTTCACATTGGTCAGAAAACAATATCACCCAGGGAGAAAGATACATCAAAATCGTGGATGATATGGGAGATGTAGCCCGTGAAAATCTTATTTTTGGTCTGCACGTCCACATTGGAATTCCTAATCGTGAAGAAGGGGTGAGAATTCAGAATGTAATGCGTTACTTTCTTCCTCATGTGTATGCCCTTTCTACCAATTCACCATTCTGGATCGGAAGATATACAGGCTTTAAATCGTACAGACAGGAAATCTTCGTGAAATTCCCGAGAACCGGTATTCCAAGTTATTTCAACTCTCTGGCAGAATTCGACAGCTATGTAGATCTTCTGGTAAAAACGGGAACTATCGACAATGCCAAGAAAATCTGGTGGGATTTACGGGTACATCCGTTCTACCCTACGATTGAATTCAGAATCTGTGATATGCCGCTAAGAATTGACGAAACAGTATGTCTTGCAGCTATCATGCAAAGTCTTGTTGCTAAAATCTATAAACTTCACCAGCAGAATCTGAGTTTCAGAAGCTACAGAAGACTCCTGTTGAACGAAAATAAATGGCGCGCCTCCAAAAGTGGTATTGAAGCCCATCTGATCGATTTTGGAAAAGAAGAATCTGTTCCATATCCTCATTTATTAAAGGAACTTCTGGAGTTTATTGATGATGTGGTAGATGATCTGGGATGCCGTCACGAAGTGGAATATGCCTGGAAAATTCTTGAAAACGGAACCGGCGCAGACAGGCAGCTTCAGATCTTTAAAGAAACAGGTGATCTCACGAAAGTCGTTGATTATATGATCTCTGAAACGGAGTATGGCATAACACATGGTGAACCTGCTTCATAA
- a CDS encoding type 1 glutamine amidotransferase produces MKDIRIALLDMNNNHVNQGFRNIKEISETFQQNSEENVVIKTFDVRFKDEMPEIGDFDIFISSGGPGNPHREGFAWEDRFANFLNSVFEHNKQKEDKKYLFLICHSFQLASIHWNLGNICKRKSYSFGVMPVHKTDEGKEEFLFKNLQDPFYAVDSRAYQFIEPDHDRFEELGMTVMAIEKFRPHINLERAVMAVRFSEEIFGTQFHPEANPESLIENLKDEKNREAMIENFGMEKYLETIDRIDDEDKIILTRHQILPRFLQFAKKNILKEAESLA; encoded by the coding sequence ATGAAAGATATTCGAATTGCTCTGCTGGACATGAACAACAATCATGTAAATCAAGGTTTTAGAAACATTAAAGAAATTTCTGAAACATTTCAGCAGAACTCTGAAGAAAATGTAGTAATCAAGACATTTGATGTGAGGTTTAAAGATGAAATGCCGGAAATCGGAGATTTTGATATTTTCATTTCTTCAGGCGGTCCGGGAAACCCACATCGTGAAGGCTTTGCCTGGGAAGACAGATTTGCTAATTTTTTAAACTCTGTTTTTGAGCATAATAAACAAAAAGAAGATAAAAAATACCTTTTCCTGATCTGCCATTCATTTCAGTTGGCAAGTATTCACTGGAATCTGGGTAATATCTGCAAAAGAAAGTCTTATTCCTTTGGAGTAATGCCTGTTCATAAAACAGATGAAGGTAAAGAGGAATTCCTGTTCAAAAATCTTCAGGATCCTTTTTATGCAGTAGATTCCAGAGCTTATCAGTTTATTGAGCCGGATCATGACCGTTTTGAAGAACTTGGAATGACTGTTATGGCCATTGAAAAATTCCGTCCTCATATCAATCTGGAAAGAGCGGTAATGGCCGTTCGTTTTTCGGAAGAAATATTCGGAACACAGTTTCACCCTGAAGCCAATCCTGAATCTTTGATCGAAAATCTGAAAGATGAAAAAAACAGAGAAGCCATGATCGAAAATTTCGGTATGGAAAAATATCTTGAAACGATTGACAGAATAGACGATGAAGATAAAATCATTCTGACCAGACATCAGATCCTTCCGAGATTTCTTCAGTTTGCAAAAAAAAACATTTTGAAAGAAGCTGAATCTTTGGCTTAA